In one Cercospora beticola chromosome 1, complete sequence genomic region, the following are encoded:
- a CDS encoding uncharacterized protein (CAZy:AA11) yields MGRRFICSKVATWRRPLPVAAHHFSSTMACLRCSGRAMRAFVLLWSTAVVAHMEMSWPYALHSKFNPANDYTAIDYSMTSPLSADGSNFPCKGYQNDRPFVPVVTYVAGSTYNLTLAGTAMHGGGSCQISLSYDNGATFRVIKSIIGGCPLASTYDFTIPSFVPEGDALLSWSWQNHAGNREMYQNCAQITISPSASQRRKRQSFKTFESLPFIWKANLEGVNGCATTERNDPVYPNPGPDVVYDAGHSASSVATSGTCDWPAPYGMTYKDLGDSTLPPGSDSSPTSESDQIANEAPDYIDAPTTAPEPTQAAVTSEEPLGDSATETSLVVRSASITAAATLLDAPKKVVASDIRTVTVTADCETTITVTIPVGTPVRTMLTTTRTMPSSRQAGTGATSTPQPTYATQDANAFYLPCVPGTFLCTSRTTFLTCNYNDGTVASDETWVYLTSQERTVAAGMECLPMLAPHANSVPLQEQQGSTPVGQYRDDRYVAARPEGPCDVNGSLKCTDNGRLFSVCDTGGWISMGPVAYGTVCSDGMIIASTT; encoded by the exons ATGGGACGGCGTTTCATCTGCTCAAAAGTCGCGACATGGCGCCGTCCACTGCCTGTCGCCGCGCATCACTTCTCTTCAACCATGGCTTGTCTTCGTTGCTCGGGGCGTGCAATGCGGGCCTTTGTTCTCCTCTGGTCCACCGCGGTAGTCGCTCATATGGAAATGAGCTGGCCATATGCCTTACACTCCAAGTTTAACCCGGCTAATGATTACACGGCCATTGACTACAGCATGACATCGCCCTTGTCGGCCGATGGCTCCAACTTCCCGTGCAAGGGCTATCAGAATGATCGACCTTTCGTTCCAGTGGTCACATATGTTGCTGGCTCGACATATAATCTAACATTGGCTGGGACGGCGATGCAC GGTGGTGGCTCCTGTCAAATATCTCTCAGCTACGACAATGGAGCTACATTTCGCGTCATCAAAAGCATCATTGGCGGATGTCCACTGGCGTCAACATACGACTTCACTATTCCCTCCTTTGTGCCGGAAGGTGATGCTCTCCTATCATGGTCTTGGCAAAATCACGCGGGCAATCGCGAAATGTACCAGAATTGTGCCCAAATTACCATCAGTCCTAGTGCAAGTCAACGCAGAAAAAGGCAGAGCTTCAAGACGTTTGAAAGCCTACCCTTCATCTGGAAGGCCAATCTTGAGGGCGTCAATGGCTGTGCCACTACGGAGAGGAATGATCCTGTGTACCCAAATCCGGGCCCTGATGTCGTATACGATGCTGGACACAGTGCCTCAAGCGTTGCTACCTCAGGAACGTGTGACTGGCCAGCTCCGTACGGCATGACATATAAGGACTTGGGGGATAGTACCTTGCCACCAGGTAGTGATAGCTCACCCACTTCTGAATCCGATCAGATTGCGAACGAGGCTCCGGATTATATCGACGCACCCACCACTGCTCCAGAGCCAACCCAAGCTGCAGTCACATCTGAAGAACCGCTGGGAGACAGCGCCACCGAGACTAGCTTGGTCGTTCGATCTGCGTCCattactgctgctgcgactctCCTCGATGCGCCCAAAAAAGTCGTGGCCTCAGACATACGCACAGTGACCGTTACAGCTGATTGTGAGACTACGATCACCGTCACGATACCCGTAGGGACTCCAGTACGCACTATGCTTACGACGACACGTACGATGCCATCGAGTCGTCAAGCCGGTACTGGAGCCACTTCGACACCTCAGCCTACGTACGCCACACAAGATGCTAATGCCTTCTATCTTCCTTGCGTACCTGGCACATTCTTAT GCACCAGTCGTACAACGTTCCTGACTTGCAACTACAATGATGGCACGGTCGCATCTGACGAAACCTGGGTCTACTTGACGAGCCAAGAGCGCACCGTGGCTGCGGGCATGGAGTGCCTGCCGATGCTTGCACCTCATGCAAATTCTGTGCCACTTCAGGAGCAGCAAGGTAGCACTCCAGTGGGACAGTACCGAGACGATCGCTATGTTGCGGCGCGACCTGAAGGCCCATGTGACGTTAACGGCAGCCTGAAATGTACCGACAATGGTCGACTTTTCAGTGTTTGTGATACTGGCGGCTG GATATCGATGGGCCCGGTTGCCTACGGTACGGTCTGTTCCGACGGGATGATCATTGCATCGACGACATAA
- a CDS encoding uncharacterized protein (BUSCO:EOG092601KZ), with translation MAAVQASTQPAKGTLKIENTDKRDTLIASEKKYQKQWQDSKVFEQDAPSLQDVPFHAISPSELRQKHPKYMATMAYPYVNGTPHSGHAFTASKLEFAVGWARMQGKRALYPQGFHCTGMPIKACADKLVREIELFGQNFEKCPVDNGESAEADTAPPAPVQNTTKEDVTKFTTKKSKAAAKVNVALKYQFQIMLAIGIPIEEIHKFADPQYWLHYFPPLWKRDLDNLGCRVDWRRSMVTTDANPYYDAFVRWQVNRLKEMGKIRFGKRYTVYSPKDGQACMDHDRASGEGVGVQEYTALKLRVKEWAESAKSKLEGKIPEGGNVYFVPATLRPETMYGQNCCFVGPNVDYGIYEIKKGEEYYFVSDRAARNMAFQSIFPEWGVFPKVADFKGSEVVGTLVNAPLSVHKDGVYILPMESVKPTKGTGVVTSVPSDSPDDYATTLDLQKKADFYKIKKEWIDKEIVPLIETPDHGNLIAKKLVETMKINSPKDAKQLAEAKEIAYKEGFYKGKMLIGKYAGERVEEAKPKVRQDLIDAGEAFAYAEPDGQVISRSGDECVAGHLDQWFMNYGEPEKSGDPDWQPAVLKHVQNKDGNGLNTFSTETKNAFEQVLFWLAQWACARGYGLGTKLPWDQTQLVESLSDSTIYMSYYTIAHLLHKDIFGKEKGPANVSADQLTDDVWDWLFCRTEEVPKECSIPEETLHRMRREFEYWYPLDLRVSGKDLIQNHLTFFLYVHVALFPPEYWPRAIRANGHLLLNGEKMSKSTGNFLTLYDATAKFGADATRVAFADAGDTIEDANFDETVANANILRLFELRQWCENVILDARVLKDGVSYAEVSKNERHKTNDVIVRTGEKLFWDELFENDLNGLVKETEQRYHDADYKAALKSGFYDFTNARDFYREVTKAAGIGMHQDLVTRYVEQQALMITVVAPHWAEHIWLEVLKKPDTVQNARFPQVPDQKPNLTAAREYVRTTQSNITGAEGVQLKKMAKGKQTSYDPKKDKKLSIFFAQKFPAWQDSIIDVVRQNFANMKVDVGAVNKSLPKTEVKRAMPFVNSLKKNLESGIDPTTVFERKLAFDEAAVLHEMVPGIKQTVQKCAVIEVVLVDPETKTGKIVAGTPGVKIGEEKETLPPSAENAVPGQPTSFFENTTS, from the coding sequence ATGGCAGCCGTGCAGGCCAGCACTCAGCCGGCCAAGGGCACGTTGAAAATCGAGAACACGGACAAACGCGATACGCTCATCGCCAGCGAGAAGAAATACCAAAAGCAATGGCAGGACAGCAAGGTGTTCGAGCAGGACGCTCCGTCTCTGCAAGATGTGCCCTTCCACGCCATATCGCCCTCGGAGCTGCGTCAGAAACACCCCAAGTACATGGCCACCATGGCCTACCCCTATGTCAATGGCACTCCGCATTCCGGCCACGCTTTCACGGCCAGTAAGCTCGAGTTCGCGGTGGGTTGGGCGCGCATGCAAGGCAAGCGAGCTCTCTACCCGCAGGGTTTCCACTGCACCGGCATGCCTATCAAGGCCTGCGCTGACAAGCTGGTGCGCGAGATTGAGCTCTTTGGACAGAATTTCGAGAAGTGCCCTGTGGACAACGGTGAGAGTGCGGAGGCCGATACCGCGCCGCCCGCTCCTGTGCAGAACACCACCAAGGAGGATGTCACCAAATTCACAACCAAAAAGTCAAAGGCAGCTGCCAAGGTCAATGTGGCCTTGAAGTACCAGTTCCAGATCATGCTGGCTATTGGTATTCCTATCGAGGAGATTCACAAGTTCGCCGATCCACAGTACTGGTTGCACTACTTTCCTCCCCTCTGGAAGCGTGACTTGGACAACCTGGGATGCAGAGTGGACTGGCGAAGGTCCATGGTCACGACCGACGCGAATCCGTACTACGACGCCTTTGTGCGGTGGCAGGTCAATCGTCTGAAAGAGATGGGCAAAATCAGGTTCGGCAAGCGATATACAGTCTACTCGCCCAAGGATGGTCAAGCGTGCATGGACCATGACCGAGCAAGCGGCGAGGGCGTGGGTGTGCAAGAATATACAGCATTGAAGCTACGCGTGAAGGAATGGGCAGAATCAGCGAAGAGCAAGCTCGAAGGCAAGATACCCGAGGGCGGCAACGTGTACTTCGTCCCTGCAACTTTGAGGCCAGAGACCATGTACGGGCAGAACTGCTGCTTCGTCGGACCCAACGTGGACTACGGAATATATGAAATCAAGAAGGGCGAGGAGTACTACTTCGTCTCAGACCGAGCCGCAAGAAACATGGCGTTTCAAAGCATTTTCCCGGAGTGGGGAGTTTTCCCTAAGGTTGCCGATTTCAAGGGATCGGAAGTAGTTGGCACACTTGTCAATGCACCGCTATCTGTCCACAAGGATGGAGTCTACATTCTTCCTATGGAATCGGTCAAGCCAACGAAGGGAACTGGCGTTGTCACAAGTGTTCCTTCCGACTCCCCAGATGATTACGCGACAACCCTCGATCTGCAAAAGAAGGCAGATTTCtacaagatcaagaaggaaTGGATCGACAAGGAAATCGTGCCGCTCATTGAGACGCCTGATCATGGCAACCTCATTGCGAAGAAACTTGTGGAAACCATGAAGATCAACTCACCCAAAGACGCAAAACAATTGGCCGAGGCTAAAGAAATTGCATACAAGGAAGGCTTCTACAAGGGCAAGATGCTCATTGGGAAATACGCCGGAGAGCGTGTTGAGGAAGCAAAGCCCAAGGTGCGGCAAGACTTGATTGATGCTGGCGAAGCGTTTGCCTACGCGGAGCCAGACGGACAAGTCATCAGTCGATCAGGCGACGAGTGTGTCGCTGGTCACTTGGATCAGTGGTTCATGAATTATGGCGAGCCTGAAAAGTCGGGCGATCCGGATTGGCAACCAGCGGTTTTGAAGCACGTGCAGAACAAGGATGGTAATGGACTCAACACATTTTCCACTGAAACCAAGAACGCTTTCGAACAGGTACTCTTCTGGCTTGCACAATGGGCATGTGCTCGAGGTTACGGTCTTGGCACCAAGCTGCCGTGGGATCAGACGCAACTGGTAGAGAGCTTGTCCGACTCTACGATCTACATGTCGTACTATACGATCGCCCATTTGCTCCACAAGGACATTTTCGGCAAAGAGAAGGGACCGGCCAATGTCTCAGCAGATCAATTGACGGATGATGTTTGGGATTGGCTGTTCTGCAGGACTGAAGAAGTCCCGAAGGAATGCTCCATCCCAGAAGAGACACTCCACCGCATGCGCCGTGAGTTTGAATACTGGTACCCATTGGATCTCCGTGTATCTGGAAAGGATTTGATCCAGAATCATCTTACATTCTTCCTCTACGTACACGTCGCCTTATTCCCACCGGAGTACTGGCCACGTGCTATCCGAGCCAATGGGCACTTGTTGCTCAATGGCGAGAAGATGTCCAAATCTACTGGCAACTTCCTCACCCTATACGACGCGACCGCGAAGTTTGGTGCTGATGCGACTCGCGTCGCTTTTGCCGATGCAGGCGACACTATTGAGGACGCCAACTTCGACGAAACCGTTGCGAACGCCAATATCCTTCGACTTTTCGAGCTCCGACAGTGGTGCGAGAACGTCATCCTGGACGCACGCGTGCTCAAGGATGGGGTGTCGTATGCCGAGGTGAGCAAGAATGAGAGGCACAAGACGAACGATGTCATCGTCCGCACTGGAGAGAAGCTTTTCTGGGATGAGCTATTTGAGAACGACTTGAACGGTCTTGTCAAGGAGACGGAGCAGCGGTACCACGATGCGGACTACAAAGCGGCTCTCAAGAGCGGATTCTACGACTTCACGAACGCCCGCGACTTCTACCGCGAGGTCACCAAGGCTGCAGGCATCGGAATGCATCAAGATCTGGTCACGAGATACGTGGAGCAACAAGCTCTGATGATCACCGTTGTGGCGCCCCACTGGGCAGAGCACATCTGGCTCGAAGTTTTGAAGAAGCCAGACACTGTGCAGAACGCTCGCTTCCCACAAGTCCCAGACCAGAAACCAAACCTGACTGCTGCGCGCGAGTATGTGCGCACAACTCAGAGCAACATCACGGGAGCCGAGGGCGTTcagctcaagaagatggCCAAGGGCAAGCAAACTTCTTATGATcccaagaaggacaagaagctcTCCATCTTCTTTGCGCAAAAATTCCCGGCGTGGCAAGACAGCATCATCGATGTCGTGCGTCAGAACTTTGCGAACATGAAGGTCGACGTCGGAGCAGTGAACAAGAGCCTGCCCAAGACTGAAGTCAAGCGCGCAATGCCGTTCGTGAACAGTCTGAAGAAGAATTTGGAAAGCGGCATTGACCCAACGACCGTTTTTGAGCGCAAACTGGCCTTCGATGAGGCTGCTGTGTTGCACGAGATGGTACCTGGCATCAAGCAAACGGTGCAGAAGTGCGCCGTCATCGAGGTCGTCCTGGTCGACCCAGAGACCAAGACTGGTAAGATTGTGGCCGGCACACCTGGTGTGAAGATTGGTGAGGAGAAAGAGACCCTGCCACCATCTGCCGAGAATGCTGTACCTGGTCAGCCTACCTCGTTCTTTGAGAACACGACATCATAA
- the CRP74 gene encoding 60S ribosomal protein uL1 (BUSCO:EOG09264LBC), protein MSKITVAGVRTNVQELLKYSNEEKKRNFLETVELQIGLKNYDPQRDKRFSGTIKLPKIPRPNMSICILGDQHDIDRAKHGGVDAMSVEDLKKLNKNKKLIKKLARKYDAFIASDSLIKQIPRLLGPGLSKAGKFPTPVSHADDLSGKINEVKSTIKFQLKKVLCMGVAVGNVDMTEDELIGNIMLAINYLVSLLKKGWQNVGSLVIKASMSPPKRLY, encoded by the exons ATGTCGAAGATTACGGTCGCTGGTGTGCGTACCAACGTGCAAGAGCTGCTCAAGTACTCCaatgaggagaagaagcgcaactTCCTCGAGACCGTCGAGCTCCAGATCGGCCTCAAGAACTATGACCCACAGCGTGACAAGCGTTTCAGCGGCACCATCAAGCTGCCAAAGATCCCACGCCCAAACATGAGCATCTG CATTCTCGGTGACCAGCACGATATCGATCGTGCCAAGCACGGAGGTGTCGACGCCATGTCCGTAGAGGatctcaagaagctcaacaagaacaagaagttgatcaagaagctcgctCGCAAGTACGATGCCTTCATCGCTTCCGACTCCCTCATCAAGCAGATTCCTCGTCTGTTGGGTCCAGGTCTCTCCAAGG CCGGCAAGTTCCCAACCCCAGTCTCTCACGCCGATGACCTTTCCGGAAAGATCAACGAGGTCAAGTCGACCATCAAGTTCCAACTGAAGAAGGTGTTGTGCATGGGTGTCGCTGTCGGCAACGTGGACATGACCGAGGACGAGCTGATCGGCAACATCATGTTGGCCATCAACTACCTCGTCTCTCTGCTGAAGAAGGGCTGGCAGAACGTGGGCAGCTTGGTCATCAAGGCCAGCATGTCCCCACCAAAGCGCCTGTACTAG
- a CDS encoding uncharacterized protein (BUSCO:EOG09260WUA) has translation MAPKRGLSIERTDEREDFMRKLEEYHQQRGTTLEAEPKIGVRHVDLFKLYTRVVEEGGYDLCSDTKAKPLMWRRLAEEFIGKNQYTAAQAFQIKNVYYKNLCAYEISTHWGKEPPPKEILEDVTAKGGNVMTRTLENYERPKGRDGEGMQNGEGSEGSPEQRTPKDVKSELADEPGSATGRSTRGLRQQPPQRVLFQPDAPPTRQTRGQAHPPGASPTPGASVHGMTHSSSLANGTSSTLASYEPPQAYPLSLKAVATPASQPDWYRNERKRKLESEAGPLAKKYKNIMLPGTGFIGPNIYVRAQLALQSGLPEEEQYALHHLVKISHERGDKYRFDQFPGLADALIKKTLQVTSLFYDIDWDVMYDEEFFAGDDETLNGLDGTPDILQKLRSRIPIISEDSTLDSNFLTRLNRVTEAGLVLRNMSLQDENAAYLSRLPLVQDLIAVVLNLPEHPSLVELRHHILDLCEQVVKYVDISPHDAVYQGLIQHALSPDRGAITTALRAVSRIAMTHPLPKRLDDVPVSLLHRVHDYLLVEDEELRSACLDFLGQYTSFADNVESLVSAVDAEALGRVLSRLVLYTAKEYTESRPTKPREAKETIPPVPRLSRAIVQDLLKLDEPERSSEWLRMCFVSDPTADMTQISLWQAYQGTFAPHQATHPHLIAGDFIKNVSSTFQGATAQVAAANKYVIKGIRSRAAPVDTGMLAGSNAADKDKELIRCHWHVTYPVEGARDAITGLVSGPTTREVECAEWFRTGEEILEHILTQHLQIPTKSAAVDADKMEIDSTSALSPPATANGLSNGVTEKSWKAKFDFSDSDKISSKCKWSDCEHTAATPEGAQISKPFLLARHIETHLPETDAARSKHNLRPDSDVAPRNGEITRIAMLEDEKGDATSLSLRAALVLRNMARFMPKSVSPMRAVKSGQKRQHDLMSIVFSNEVTERLLYAMSSGRAIREYCGAIFRAIRANSV, from the exons ATGGCGCCCAAAAGGGGACTGAGCATCGAGCGCACCGACGAGCGCGAGGACTTCATGCGCAAGTTGGAAGAGTATCATCAGCAGCGCGG AACCACACTCGAGGCCGAACCGAAAATTGGCGTGCGACACGTCGACCTCTTCAAACTTTACACACGCGTTGTCGAGGAGGGTGGCTATGACCTTTGCTCAGATACGAAAGCAAAGCCATTGATGTGGCGGCGGCTGGCAGAGGAATTCATCGGCAAGAATCAGTACACTGCCGCGCAGGCTTTTCAGATTAAGAACGTGTACTACAAGAATCTTTGCGCGTACGAGATCAGCACACATTGGGGCAAGGAGCCACCGCCCAAGGAGATTCTGGAGGACGTCACGGCGAAAGGCGGCAACGTCATGACTCGGACGTTGGAGAATTACGAGCGTCCAAAAGGTCGCGACGGAGAGGGCATGCAGAACGGCGAGGGCAGCGAAGGCAGTCCGGAGCAGCGCACTCCCAAGGACGTCAAATCCGAGCTCGCTGACGAGCCGGGCAGCGCGACAGGACGATCGACTAGGGGCCTGAGACAGCAGCCTCCGCAACGCGTCCTTTTTCAGCCCGATGCCCCTCCAACACGCCAGACACGTGGGCAAGCCCATCCTCCTGGAGCTTCTCCCACCCCGGGTGCTTCGGTGCACGGCATGACCCATTCATCGTCGCTCGCCAACGGCACTTCTTCGACTCTGGCATCTTACGAACCCCCGCAAGCATATCCGCTCTCCCTGAAGGCCGTCGCGACTCCCGCTAGCCAGCCTGATTGGTACCGCAATGAGCGGAAGCGCAAGCTCGAGAGTGAAGCTGGGCCTCTCgcaaagaagtataagaatatcATGCTCCCGGGCACAGGCTTCATTGGACCTAACATCTACGTGCGAGCCCAGCTTGCTTTGCAGAGTGGCTTGCCAGAAGAGGAGCAGTACGCTCTGCATCACCTTGTTAAGATCAGTCATGAGCGGGGTGATAAGTACCGCTTTGACCAATTCCCTGGTCTTGCCGATGCTCTGATCAAGAAGACCTTGCAAGTGACGAGCCTGTTCTACGACATCGATTGGGATGTAATGTACGACGAGGAGTTTTTTGCAGGAGATGACGAGACCCTCAACGGCTTGGACGGGACGCCAGACATTCTGCAGAAGCTGAGATCCAGGATTCCAATCATCTCGGAAGACTCCACTCTGGATTCGAATTTCCTCACGCGACTGAATCGAGTCACTGAAGCGGGTCTCGTCCTACGCAACATGAGCCTCCAAGACGAGAATGCAGCATATCTCTCGCGACTCCCGCTCGTCCAAGATTTGATCGCAGTTGTGCTCAACCTGCCGGAACATCCAAGCTTGGTCGAGCTTCGACATCACATCCTCGATTTGTGCGAGCAAGTGGTGAAATATGTCGACATCAGTCCCCACGATGCAGTGTATCAAGGCCTCATACAGCATGCCCTCTCTCCGGACCGAGGAGCCATCACTACCGCGCTACGAGCCGTAAGCAGGATAGCCATGACCCATCCGCTGCCGAAACGACTGGATGATGTTCCTGTGTCTTTATTACATCGCGTACATGATTATCTATTggtggaagacgaagagctaCGATCTGCATGTTTGGATTTCCTAGGCCAGTACACATCATTCGCAGACAACGTGGAGAGTCTCGTCTCTGCAGTGGACGCGGAGGCACTGGGCCGAGTTCTGAGTCGCCTGGTCCTGTACACGGCCAAGGAATACACGGAGTCCCGGCCCACGAAGCCACGCGAGGCCAAAGAGACCATTCCGCCTGTTCCACGTCTATCGAGAGCGATCGTCCAGGACCTGCTGAAACTCGATGAGCCTGAACGATCGTCTGAATGGCTGCGCATGTGTTTCGTGTCCGACCCGACCGCGGATATGACGCAGATCTCTCTGTGGCAAGCATATCAGGGCACCTTCGCGCCACACCAAGCAACACACCCTCATCTGATTGCTGGAGACTTCATTAAGAACGTCAGCAGCACTTTCCAGGGTGCAACAGCTCAGGTTGCGGCAGCCAACAAATACGTGATCAAAGGTATCCGGTCGAGGGCCGCTCCGGTCGACACTGGGATGCTCGCCGGCTCAAACGCTGCGGATAAGGACAAAGAGCTGATCCGCTGCCATTGGCATGTCACATATCCCGTTGAAGGAGCACGGGATGCAATCACTGGACTTGTTTCGGGTCCAACGACACGGGAAGTCGAATGCGCCGAGTGGTTCCGCACAGGAGAGGAAATCCTTGAGCATATCCTGACCCAGCACCTGCAAATACCGACGAAAAGCGCGGCTGTGGATGCAGACAAGATGGAGATAGACTCAACATCTGCGCTGTCGCCACCAGCAACCGCTAATGGCCTGAGTAATGGTGTCACTGAAAAGTCATGGAAGGCGAAGTTCGATttcagcgacagcgacaaaaTCTCGTCGAAATGCAAATGGTCGGACTGCGAGCACACCGCGGCGACGCCCGAAGGCGCACAAATTTCCAAACCCTTTCTCCTAGCAAGGCACATCGAAACGCATTTGCCAGAGACAGATGCTGCTCGCTCCAAGCACAACTTGCGACCAGATAGCGACGTGGCACCGCGGAACGGAGAGATCACCAGGATTGCCATgctggaagacgagaaggGGGATGCCACATCTTTATCATTGCGGGCGGCGTTGGTACTACGGAATATGGCGCGCTTCATGCCCAAGTCGGTGTCACCCATGCGAGCCGTTAAGAGTGGGCAAAAGCGACAACATGATCTCATGAGCATCGTGTTCAGCAATGAGGTCACAGAGCGGCTGCTGTATGCAATGTCCAGTGGACGAGCCATACGAGAGTATTGCGGGGCTATTTTTCGAGCGATCAGAGCAAACAGCGTTTAA
- a CDS encoding uncharacterized protein (BUSCO:EOG09264A8D), which translates to MLLLASTPYASLSLAGLPIAIMSVSAPRAAKRLRLSLSTTTSATVCTSCRRAFASSTRLQQPPPPESSSSNGKTTHFGFETVAESLKASQVGAVFSSVASNYDTMNDLMSLGIHRVWKDNFVRGLNPGVRYASLHEKGQGQKILDIAGGSGDIAIRMLDHATNVNHDHATHVTISDINPDMLNEGRKRLSTTPYHAAGRVDYLEANAEDLHTVESNSIDLYTVAFGIRNFTHKDKALKEAFRVLKPGGVFACLEFAPQLANPLLNGIYKRWSFSAIPLIGQVVAADRDSYQYLVESIERFPSQREWATMIQDAGFLIPGQKSDGTITESGWEDLSLGIAAIHKGVKPL; encoded by the exons atgctgctgctggccagcaCGCCGTACGCCAGTCTGTCTCTTGCTGGATTGCCCATCGCCATCATGTCTGTCAGTGCTCCTCGAGCGGCGAAGCGGCTGCGCTTGAGCCTttccaccaccacttccGCTACCGTGTGCACATCATGTCGGCGTGCCTTTGCCTCATCAACCCGCCTTCAacagccaccgccgccggAGTCGTCCAGCTCCAATGGCAAGACGACGCATTTTGGCTTTGAGACGGTCGCCGAGTCTCTCAAGGCTTCTCAAG TCGGCGCCGTCTTCTCCTCCGTGGCGAGCAACTATGATACCATGAACGACCTTATGTCCTTAGGCATACATCGAGTGTGGAAGGATAACTTTGTTCGTGGTCTGAACCCGGGTGTTCGATACGCATCGCTACATGAGAAGGGCCAAGGGCAGAAGATCCTGGACATCGCGGGCGGCAGCGGTGACATAGCAATTCGCATGCTCGATCACGCGACGAATGTCAACCACGATCATGCGACCCATGTCACGATATCAGACATCAACCCGGACATGCTGAACGAAGGCCGTAAGCGCCTATCTACCACGCCGTATCACGCAGCGGGTCGAGTCGATTATCTGGAGGCGAATGCAGAGGACCTACACACGGTGGAGAGCAATAGCATAGACCTGTACACTGTGGCATTTGGGATTCGCAATTTCACGCACAAAGACAAGGCGCTGAAAGAAGCGTTCCGTGTCTTGAAGCCTGGCGGCGTTTTCGCATGTCTGGAATTTGCACCACAGCTGGCCAACCCATTGCTCAACGGGATATACAAGAGGTGGTCATTTAGCGCGATCCCGCTGATTGGGcaggttgttgctgctgatagGGACAGTTATCAGTATCTGGTGGAGAGCATTGAGCGCTTTCCCTCGCAGCGCGAATGGGCTACGATGATACAGGACGCTGGGTTCTTGATCCCAGGACAAAAGAGTGACGGCACCATCACAGAATCAGGATGGGAGGATCTCAGCCTAGGCATCGCTGCAATCCACAAGGGCGTGAAGCCGTTGTAG